One genomic segment of Mangifera indica cultivar Alphonso chromosome 6, CATAS_Mindica_2.1, whole genome shotgun sequence includes these proteins:
- the LOC123219625 gene encoding peroxidase 41-like: MKCVTVAATLRLYFHDCMTGGYNKSILIDSTSDNQAENKHEDNISVPGDAFYIIFRIKTALEMICRGVVSCADVLTAATRNLVVIVGGTHYPVHLGRKDGLFSNASHVTGSLPHEGMNVDQMIEYFEHRGFGTQEMVVLLGAHTIGFASCKKFSKRLFKFSAEGAGFW; this comes from the coding sequence ATGAAATGTGTCACCGTCGCCGCCACCCTCCGTCTCTACTTCCACGACTGCATGACTGGAGGCTACAATAAATCTATTCTCATCGACTCAACTTCTGACAATCAGGCTGAGAACAAACACGAAGACAACATTTCAGTCCCCGGCGACGCTTTTTATATCATCTTTAGAATCAAGACGGCGTTGGAGATGATCTGCCGTGGCGTTGTCTCATGTGCTGATGTTCTCACCGCCGCCACACGTAACCTTGTGGTGATTGTTGGTGGAACTCATTACCCCGTCCACCTCGGCCGCAAAGACGGCCTGTTTTCTAACGCCTCCCATGTCACCGGAAGTCTTCCACATGAAGGCATGAATGTAGATcaaatgattgaatattttgagCACAGGGGCTTCGGCACTCAAGAAATGGTGGTTCTGTTGGGCGCACACACAATTGGTTTCGCAAGCTGCAAGAAATTCAGCAAGAGGCTGTTTAAGTTCTCCGCCGAAGGGGCTGGCTTTTGGTGA
- the LOC123218478 gene encoding ankyrin repeat-containing protein BDA1-like isoform X1, with translation MEISAQEASQNDTQMLYEASMRGCVATLNTLIQNDPLILHKISLTPFTETPLHISALLGHVEFTKAIVSQKPQLVRELDTFKRSPLHLAAAEGHREIVKELLITKKEVSMVADQEGRIPLHLAAIRGRVEVIKELISAKPESILVQLHGETALHLCVKHNHLDALKVLVASVDDEEFLNSKNLEGNSILQVSTMLQQYETTSYLLSVPKMRVDLNSLIKNGFPAFDGSSRNGTAQSNLQKNPIKETTTKVQTTQSPQKLKSIITSFFKWRRPINYKNDHHEKIRGNLMVVASLIANMSFQIATNPPGGYWQAETTNLKEETCPKGVCSAGTSIHAYTHENEYHLLTIVNTVSFSASLSIILWLISGVPLRNRVFVGILLVKMWVTVLFIAGAYYLSIRLVMPHEMLDSISNWYPWVYVWSLIAIIFIHVIRFCWWVLKKLFVGVIFVAQWCCFKKKNQLDQPVVSV, from the exons atggaGATTAGTGCTCAGGAAGCATCTCAAAATGACACTCAAATGCTTTATGAAGCAAGCATGAGGGGATGTGTAGCAACCCTAAACACATTGATACAGAATGATCCACTAATTCTCCATAAAATTTCACTCACTCCCTTCACTGAAACTCCCTTGCACATCTCAGCTTTGCTTGGTCATGTTGAGTTCACCAAGGCTATTGTGAGCCAAAAGCCTCAACTTGTCAGAGAGTTGGACACTTTCAAACGCTCACCGCTTCACTTGGCTGCTGCTGAGGGCCACAGGGAGATTGTCAAAGAGTTGTTAATAACAAAGAAGGAAGTAAGTATGGTTGCTGACCAAGAGGGGAGAATTCCTCTCCATTTGGCTGCAATAAGAGGGAGAGTTGAGGTGATAAAAGAGCTAATAAGTGCAAAACCTGAGTCAATTCTTGTGCAACTCCATGGAGAAACAGCTTTACATTTGTGTGTTAAGCATAATCATTTGGATGCACTCAAAGTATTGGTCGCATCAGTTGATGATGAGGAGTTTCTCAACTCCAAAAACCTTGAAGGAAACTCTATCTTGCAAGTATCCACTATGTTGCAGCAGTATGAG ACCACTAGCTACTTGCTTTCCGTGCCAAAAATGAGAGTGGATTTGAACTCCTTGATCAAAAATGGCTTTCCAGCCTTTGATGGAAGCAGCAGGAATGGCACAGCTCAAAGCAATTTACAGAAGAATCCCATCAAAGAAACAACCACCAAAGTTCAGACCACTCAATCACCCCAAaagttaaaatcaataataacatcATTCTTCAAATGGAGAAGGCCCATCAACTACAAGAACGACCACCATGAAAAAATAAGAGGCAACTTGATGGTGGTCGCCAGCTTGATTGCCAACATGAGTTTCCAGATTGCAACAAACCCACCAGGTGGCTACTGGCAAGCAGAAACCACTAATCTGAAAGAAGAAACCTGCCCAAAGGGGGTTTGCAGTGCTGGAACTTCAATCCATGCATACACTCATGAAAATGAGTACCACTTATTAACAATCGTGAACACAGTCTCATTCTCAGCATCGCTCAGTATAATTTTGTGGCTCATTAGTGGAGTTCCCCTCAGGAATAGAGTTTTTGTGGGAATTTTGCTGGTAAAAATGTGGGTTACGGTGCTGTTTATCGCCGGTGCATACTATTTGTCAATAAGGTTGGTGATGCCACATGAAATGCTTGATAGTATTAGTAACTGGTACCCATGGGTTTATGTTTGGTCGCTTATcgctataatttttatacatgtaaTAAGATTTTGCTGGTGGGTGTTGAAGAAGCTGTTCGTGGGGGTGATTTTTGTGGCTCAATGGTGctgttttaagaagaaaaaccaGCTTGATCAGCCTGTGGTGAGTGTTTAG
- the LOC123218478 gene encoding ankyrin repeat-containing protein BDA1-like isoform X2, which translates to MEISAQEASQNDTQMLYEASMRGCVATLNTLIQNDPLILHKISLTPFTETPLHISALLGHVEFTKAIVSQKPQLVRELDTFKRSPLHLAAAEGHREIVKELLITKKEVSMVADQEGRIPLHLAAIRGRVEVIKELISAKPESILVQLHGETALHLCVKHNHLDALKVLVASVDDEEFLNSKNLEGNSILQVSTMLQQYETTSYLLSVPKMRVDLNSLIKNGFPAFDGSSRNGTAQSNLQKNPIKETTTKVQTTQSPQKLKSIITSFFKWRRPINYKNDHHEKIRGNLMVVASLIANMSFQIATNPPGGYWQAETTNLKEETCPKGVCSAGTSIHAYTHENEYHLLTIVNTVSFSASLSIILWLISGVPLRNRVFVGILLVKMWVTVLFIAGAYYLSIRFCWWVLKKLFVGVIFVAQWCCFKKKNQLDQPVVSV; encoded by the exons atggaGATTAGTGCTCAGGAAGCATCTCAAAATGACACTCAAATGCTTTATGAAGCAAGCATGAGGGGATGTGTAGCAACCCTAAACACATTGATACAGAATGATCCACTAATTCTCCATAAAATTTCACTCACTCCCTTCACTGAAACTCCCTTGCACATCTCAGCTTTGCTTGGTCATGTTGAGTTCACCAAGGCTATTGTGAGCCAAAAGCCTCAACTTGTCAGAGAGTTGGACACTTTCAAACGCTCACCGCTTCACTTGGCTGCTGCTGAGGGCCACAGGGAGATTGTCAAAGAGTTGTTAATAACAAAGAAGGAAGTAAGTATGGTTGCTGACCAAGAGGGGAGAATTCCTCTCCATTTGGCTGCAATAAGAGGGAGAGTTGAGGTGATAAAAGAGCTAATAAGTGCAAAACCTGAGTCAATTCTTGTGCAACTCCATGGAGAAACAGCTTTACATTTGTGTGTTAAGCATAATCATTTGGATGCACTCAAAGTATTGGTCGCATCAGTTGATGATGAGGAGTTTCTCAACTCCAAAAACCTTGAAGGAAACTCTATCTTGCAAGTATCCACTATGTTGCAGCAGTATGAG ACCACTAGCTACTTGCTTTCCGTGCCAAAAATGAGAGTGGATTTGAACTCCTTGATCAAAAATGGCTTTCCAGCCTTTGATGGAAGCAGCAGGAATGGCACAGCTCAAAGCAATTTACAGAAGAATCCCATCAAAGAAACAACCACCAAAGTTCAGACCACTCAATCACCCCAAaagttaaaatcaataataacatcATTCTTCAAATGGAGAAGGCCCATCAACTACAAGAACGACCACCATGAAAAAATAAGAGGCAACTTGATGGTGGTCGCCAGCTTGATTGCCAACATGAGTTTCCAGATTGCAACAAACCCACCAGGTGGCTACTGGCAAGCAGAAACCACTAATCTGAAAGAAGAAACCTGCCCAAAGGGGGTTTGCAGTGCTGGAACTTCAATCCATGCATACACTCATGAAAATGAGTACCACTTATTAACAATCGTGAACACAGTCTCATTCTCAGCATCGCTCAGTATAATTTTGTGGCTCATTAGTGGAGTTCCCCTCAGGAATAGAGTTTTTGTGGGAATTTTGCTGGTAAAAATGTGGGTTACGGTGCTGTTTATCGCCGGTGCATACTATTTGTCAATAAG ATTTTGCTGGTGGGTGTTGAAGAAGCTGTTCGTGGGGGTGATTTTTGTGGCTCAATGGTGctgttttaagaagaaaaaccaGCTTGATCAGCCTGTGGTGAGTGTTTAG